The Pristiophorus japonicus isolate sPriJap1 chromosome 2, sPriJap1.hap1, whole genome shotgun sequence DNA segment ggccctgtataactgcagtaagacctccctgttctgacactcaaatcccctagcaatgaaggccaacataccatttgcctttttcgccacctgctgtacctgcatgccaactttcaatgactgatgtaccatgacacccatgcggTATATTGCAGTAATATTCTGCTCtcgtgttcttgccaccaaagtggataacctcacatttatccacattatactgcatctgccacttgtttgcccactcatctaacctgtccaagtcaccccgcagccttttagcatcctcctcacagctcacaccgccacccagcttagtgtcatctgcaaacttggagatattacactcatccaaatcattaatgtatattgtaaatagctggggtaccagcactgagccctgcggcaccccactagtcactgcctgccattctgaaaaggatccgtttatcccgactctctgcttcctgtctgccaaccagttctctatccatgtcagtacattacccccaataccatgtgctttaattttgcacaccaatctcttgtgtgggaccttgtcaaaagtcttttgaaagtccaaatacaccacgtccaccggttctcccttgtccactctaccagttacatcctcaaaaaattctagatttgtcaagcaggatttccctttcataaatccatgctgacttggaccaatcctgtcactgctttccaaatgtgctgctatttcatccttaataattgattccaacattttccccactactgatatcaggctaaccagtctataattacccggcttctctctccctcccttcttgaacagtggtgttacattagctaccctccagtccatagcaactgatccagagtcgatagactgttggaaaatgatcaccaatgcatccattatttctagggccacttccttaagtactctgggatgcagactatcaggccccgggaatttatcagctttcaatcccgtcaatttcccgaacagaatttcccgcctaataaggatttccttcagttcctccttctcactagacccttggtcccttagtatttccggaaggttatttatgtcttccttcgtgaagacagaaccaaagtatttgtttaactggtccgccatttctttgttccccattataaattcacctgaatctgactgcaaggacctacgtttttgtctttactaatctttttctcttcacatatctataggagcttttgcagtcagtttttatgttccaggcacgcttactctcatactctattttccccctcctaattaaaccctttgtccgcctctgctgtatcataaaattctcccagtcctcaggtttgctgctttttctggccaatttatatgcttcttccttgcatttaacactatccttaatttcccttgttagccacggttgagccaccttccccattttatttttactccagacagggatgtacaattgttgaagttcatcgatatgatctttaaatgtttgccattgcctatccacagtcaaacctttaagtatgacttgctagtctattctagccaattcacgtctcataccatcgaagttacctttccttaagttcaggacactcgtctctgaattaactgtgtcactctccatcttcataaagaattctaccatactatggtcattcttccccaaggggcctcgcacaacaagattgctaattaatcctttctcattacacatcacccagtctaggatgaccagccctctagttggctcaacatattggtctagaaaaccatccctaatacactcgaggaaatcctcctccaccgcattgctcctagtttggttagcccaatcaatatgtagattaaagttgcccatgattaaagttgtccctaatttcttgtttgatgctgtccccaacctctctactactgtttggtggtctgtacacaacttccactagcgttttctgccctttggtattccgtagctccatccataccgattccatatcatccaagctaatgtccttccttactattgcattaatttcctctttaatgagcaacgccaccccacctccttttcctttctgtctattgttcctaaatgttgactacccctggatgttgaattcccagccttagtcaccctggagccatgatgccaattacatcatatccattaactgctatctgcacagttaattcgtccaccttattgtgaatactcctcgcactgagccttcaggtttgtcttttgaatacactttgcccctttcaaaTTTTGCTATAAtggggccctttttgccttgggtttctctgccctccacttttatttttgttTGTATTCTCCTATAAATTGAATTCATCTTGTTCCAACCTGGGTTCATATAAAACAGTTTGAGGAGTCAGGAATCATTCACCCCTAGACTTACGCTGGCAGGTAAAACTTAAGAAGGTTCCTTAGTAAGGATTCTTCTGGTTCCTCGCCGTGTATTTGTCAGGATACTTAAACCCGGCTTTCTTATAGTCCGCTCCTGGAGGCCCCACTACCTGAGCCTACAATCTTCAGCAGGGTCAGTGATCGAGTTTACCAGCGAGAGTGATCCCAGAGTAACTGTCGGGATCACACCCAGTGGATGTGCCGGTTCATGTATTTTTAGTTATCCTGGTGTCTAACACACATCAATAAAACAGGGAATTCCTGGAAACACGCTGCAGGTCCTTCTTTATCTGGAGATCAAATATCTGTTGTATAATTGTACCAGCAGTTAACGGGCTCCTGTGAACTCCTCCATCTGCTATTTTAATGCAGACTTTAACCAAATTTAAACGTGTTTATGTTAAATCAGTTAACGGCAGACTTAAAATGGTGGACTCAGAACTGTACCACAAACACGATAAATCTGCGTGGAATAATTACCAGAGTCATTTTTAGACTGGAAACTTAAACCTGTCATTTCACTTTCAGTCAGGAACAGACTGCAGTTGTTTTACACAAATCTGTGATTTGACAGCATGTTTCCAGCATTCACCGTTGTCCTTCCTGACTTTAAATACAGTTGTAAAGGAGCCTTCTGTTCCGTGCCTAGGAGCTCTGAACCATGGAAGATAGCGGCTGGGACACATTTCTTACTCGCCTCACAGTTAACCCACAcggtgactttgctgtcagtgaaacgagacgagaaagaccaaagtgccatttgcccctctcagtgtggccctgaaggactgtgtccaggctgaagttctgtaccCGCCGTATGATCCTCCCCCAGATTGTCctttgagctccagccaggtgatgctaaacactcaggtgggaaagacaaaaatctacaacgTGTTTAAagaaaagctgatttatttgacattaaactccagcccagttataggggttattaatatcagcagaaacaaaccccaactgtcagaatgaacatggttcagtcctggatgtgattaacagcagctgtaacagcagaatccaacccctgcagacacatgtgaactcgctggtgtttcaacaggtcggatgactgagtgaagttcttcccacacacggagcaggtgaacggcctctccccagtgtgaacacgctggtgtctgAGTAgcatggatgactgagtgaatcctttcccacacacagagcaggtgaatggcctctccccagtgtgaactcgctggtgtatcagcagatgcTTTcttcttttaaaactcttctcacaatcagaacatttaaaaggtttctcatcagtgtgaacaagttggtgtctcagtagatgggatgactgagtgaattccttcccacacatggagcaggtgaatggcctctccccagtgtgagtgcgctgatGTCGAGTGAGGTTAGATGATCGCTTGAACCCAGTCCCGCAGTGAGAACACctgaaaggcctctccccagtgtgagtgcgctggtgtgcaGCAAGTTCAGATGATCGCTTGAACCCAGTCCCACAGTGAGAGCACCTGaagggtctctccccagtgtgaacacgttgaTGGTACGTCAGCTCCCCGGAACTTTTATAGCACTTCCCGCAGTCcgggcatttaaaaggtctcttgTCAGTGTGAACTCGCCCGTGCTGCAGCAGATTGGATGAATTAGTAAAtcgtttcccacactcagagcaggtgaacggcttctccccagtgtgaactcgctggtgtctcagcagggtggatgactgcgtgaattctttcccacactcagagcaggtgaacagcctctccccagtgtgagtatgttggtgtgtcagcagatcatttttccttttaaagctcttctcacagtcagaacatttaaacggtctgttatcagtgtgaacaagttggtgtgtcagcaggtgggatgaccgaatgaatcgcttcccacacatggagcagatgaacggcctctccccagtgtgagtgcgctggtgtaaaGCGAGTTCAGATGATCGCCTGAACCCTTTCCCGCAGTGAGAGCACCCGaagggtctctcgtcagtgtgaacacgTTGATGGCTTGTCAGTTCCCCAGAACTTTTATAGCACTTCCCACAATCCgtgcatttaaaaggtctctcgtcgGTGTGAACTCTCCCGTGCTGCAGTAGAttggatgaattagtgaatcccttcccacactcggagcaggtgaatggcctctcccctgtatgaactcgctggtgcgtcagcaggtcggatgactgagtgaatcccctcccacactcagagcagttgaACGGCCCCTCCtgggtgtgactgcgcttgtgtctttcCAGTTTGGATGATTGACTGaaacctcgtccacacacagaacacgtgtaccctttctccccactgtgaacggtgctttttgcttccatattcaaaggccgatgatatttcagtcccgatgaatcgagtgactcagtcagatcttgacgtgatgcttGGTTTGAGCTTCCCGTCTGAAAATCCTCCCCTTGTATCTCACTGTAAAACGAATTTAAAATGGGaaaaagggagggtgagagagaacccacaaaaacacaaagacaggttgtgaaattgagcttaatgtatCTGGttatttgtggggccggcactggAGAAATGTCAACATGAAAGCTGctagattatcataaaaacccaactggttcacgaatgtccttcagggaagggaacccacgtcCCTTGACAGTCCCACATTGGAAATTGTTGGTCCGACTGGGCTCAGatgtactgggggtgaaacccagcagcttctcctccatctcaaactgatgcaacaaacagacccacacaggaggcgagGAGTGACTTCCGCATCCAGCGCCCACCCCGATACAGAGCGGcccggaattgctgggcctgctgtgtaaatgcaagctgttgttttccttgtgtggggggaggggctgccCCCTGGGATTCCTGATGCCGGAGCCCTGGCCGCACGTCCACTGGGCCCGGCGGCTCTGACTCGGGGCCTGAGACCCGCACTCAGTGTTGCTGAGGCCGCGCTCGCCCTGCTCAGTCTCCAGGAGCTGCACCGCGCATGCTCCGTGCAGGAAGGCGCTCACTGGGGACCAGCTCTTCCCGTGCTTGCTCCCCTACTGATGGAGGTAAGGTGTATTCCACCGCACGGAGCACTCTGGATAAGGGCATCCGCCATTGTAAGTATTGTTTCTCCCAGGAGTTCCGATTATAAGTTTCAGACAatccagtgccaagtggaccaggagtTTGAAGGTGAATAATTTATCTcgttccatgtcgctgttagttaaaggtacagagattgatatCTCCTCATTATGCATCTGTGTGTGATAtttagagaaagacttgcatttatatagcgcctttcatggccactggacatcccaaagagctttacagccaattacattatttttgaagtgtagtcactgttttaatgtgggaaacgcggccacaaatttgtgcacagcaagctcccacaaacagcttttttagtgatgttgattgaggaataaatattggtcaggacaccggggataactcccctgctcttgttccaaatagtgccgtgggatcttttgcattcacccgaaagagcagacgggacctcagttaacATCTAATCCGGAAGACAGCGCCTCCagacagtacagcacttcctcagcactccactgagagtgtcagcttcgatatttgtgctcaagtgtctggagtgggacttgaacccacaaccttctgacccactgagacacagctgacagagGGACAGTATCTCTCCTCTCTGCACCTTTAATAATTAAAATAACATCCTTTCTGttagtagtgagtcacattctgtactGGGGAGACTATTTTGGTGATTTGGTGACTTCagtctttaaaattctcatcctccgggACCCCTGCgttccaattctggcctattgttTAATCCCCACTTCCTTTGCTCCAccgttggcagctgtgccttcagttgccaaggccctaagatttttgaccaagcttttggtcaccagttctaatgtctccttttttggcttggtgtcaatttttgactgattacgctcttgtgaagtgtcttggtaagttttactatgttaaaggcgctatgtaaatgaaaGTCGTTGTTGGTGTGCTACCATGGGCCTCAGCTCTAGGAGACAGAATCAGCCAGGGACTGTTCCCCATGGTCGAATTGCTGGTAGCTCGGTGTCTAGGCTCACAAGCTCAGAATTACCACTTGGCAAGGTACTGGAGGGCAAACAATGACTGGGACCAAACCCTACCATCACATAGCACCTTCAGGAGAAAGGGAGAAAATTCAGAGCCTGCGATGAGTCTGGATTTCAACTGGCAAGGATGTGGCGAAGTGGGAGTGTGTGTTGGACGGGAGGGTCAGGAGAGGCCTGAATGTTCCAGAGAAACTAGAACtatcctgtacttagtgatgacaTTTGTAAATTAGGAGGACAGATTGCACAGAAtgcagaagattaagggatgatcgaattgaggtgtttaagatgattaaaggagttgataggggataaattatttcctctggtgggagagtccacagTAAGGGGACATAACCTTGAAATTAggcctaggccattcaggagtgatgtcaggaagcacttcctcacacaaatgttgagaggctgtttccccggctggagagtctagaactagggatcatagtctcaggataggggtcggccatttaggactgagatgaggagacatttcttcactcggaggttgtgaatctttggaattctctaccccagagggctgtgggtgctcagtcattgagaataatcaagactgagatagaattatggacactaaaggaatcaagggctatggagataaAACAGGaaagagcaagcttgaggggccctaTAGCCTACTCTTATATTCCTAAAGGATATCTGGAATTATTTTCCTGCAAAAAACTGTTGAGAggatgcagtgagtgtagaactgaacccagccagagtctgtttaTAATTTCCATCCTGTACTCACAGTCATGACTTTtgaaaattccttctcatctcagtcttatatggccgacccacttatcctgagactatgctccctagttctagactctccagccaggggtaaACAATCTCTCATCATCCTGTCAATCCcctaagaatcttatatgtttcaatgagatcacctctcattcttctaaacgccagagaatatgggcctagactactcaatctctcctcataggacaatccccccatcccaggaatcagtctgctgaaccttcattgcacttcctctaagacaagtatatccttcctcaaataaggagaccaaaactgtgcacaggactccaggtgtggtctcagcaatgcCCTGTATAATAATAACCAGACTTCCTTATGCTTgtactccaaccaccttgcaataaatgccaatatGCCTTcttaaattgcttgctgtaccatgCCAGCTCTCTGTTTACGAGGACACTGAAGCACCCACATTAATAGTTTTACaccattaaaaaatattctgtttttctattcattctaccaaagtaaataatctcacatttccccacattatactccatctaccaccgtATTACCCACTCacataatctgtctatatccctttgtaggctcTTTATGTGTCTCCTCACAGCGTACtttctcaccgagctttgtatcatcagcaaactgggatatattacacttggtcccttcatccaagttattaatatagattgtaaacagctgaggccaaagcactgtccctactagttacagtctgccaaccgtaaaatgacctgtttatccctattctctgttttctgtccgttaaccaatgctctatccatgctaatatattaccctcaaatcCACGAGTTCTTACCTTACATAGCAATCTTTTATGGGGCGccatatcaaatgccttttggaaatccaaaaatattacatccgctggttctccttcatccactctactagttacatcctcaaaaaactctccaaTAAATTTGttgaacacaatttccctttcataaaaccatgttgactctgcctaaccataccatgattttctaagtgccctgttaccacttctttagtaatagattccagcattttcccaaggactgatgtcagtctagctggcctgtagttccccgttttctctctccctcctttcttgaccatggaagagagacagggagacagagtgacCTCCACTCATCCTGGACCAGCAAATTGCTGTTTTAGCCAGGCCCAAGAGCAGGTCCAGGAGAAGATCCTCCGTCttatataagaacattagaaataggagcaggagtagg contains these protein-coding regions:
- the LOC139237888 gene encoding zinc finger protein 84-like isoform X1, with translation MEAKSTVHSGEKGYTCSVCGRGFSQSSKLERHKRSHTQEGPFNCSECGRGFTQSSDLLTHQRVHTGERPFTCSECGKGFTNSSNLLQHGRVHTDERPFKCTDCGKCYKSSGELTSHQRVHTDERPFGCSHCGKGFRRSSELALHQRTHTGERPFICSMCGKRFIRSSHLLTHQLVHTDNRPFKCSDCEKSFKRKNDLLTHQHTHTGERLFTCSECGKEFTQSSTLLRHQRVHTGEKPFTCSECGKRFTNSSNLLQHGRVHTDKRPFKCPDCGKCYKSSGELTYHQRVHTGERPFRCSHCGTGFKRSSELAAHQRTHTGERPFRCSHCGTGFKRSSNLTRHQRTHTGERPFTCSMCGKEFTQSSHLLRHQLVHTDEKPFKCSDCEKSFKRRKHLLIHQRVHTGERPFTCSVCGKGFTQSSMLLRHQRVHTGERPFTCSVCGKNFTQSSDLLKHQRVHMCLQGLDSAVTAAVNHIQD
- the LOC139237888 gene encoding zinc finger protein 850-like isoform X3, encoding MRGRKKRTFGSLRREIQGEDFQTGSSNQASRQDLTESLDSSGLKYHRPLNMEAKSTVHSGEKGYTCSVCGRGFSQSSKLERHKRSHTQEGPFNCSECGRGFTQSSDLLTHQRVHTGERPFTCSECGKGFTNSSNLLQHGRVHTDERPFKCTDCGKCYKSSGELTSHQRVHTDERPFGCSHCGKGFRRSSELALHQRTHTGERPFICSMCGKRFIRSSHLLTHQLVHTDNRPFKCSDCEKSFKRKNDLLTHQHTHTGERLFTCSECGKEFTQSSTLLRHQRVHTGEKPFTCSECGKRFTNSSNLLQHGRVHTDKRPFKCPDCGKCYKSSGELTYHQRVHTGERPFRCSHCGTGFKRSSELAAHQRTHTGERPFRCSHCGTGFKRSSNLTRHQRTHTGERPFTCSMCGKEFTQSSHLLRHQLVHTDEKPFKCSDCEKSFKRRKHLLIHQRVHTGERPFTCSVCGKGFTQSSMLLRHQRVHTGERPFTCSVCGKNFTQSSDLLKHQRVHIGEKMHTCSVCGRGFSRSSNLSRHKRSHTTEKPCKCGDCGKGFNYPSELETHLCIHTGERPFTCSVCGKGFTRSSNLLKHQRVHTGERPFTCSVCGKGFTQSSHLLRHQRVHTGERPFTCSECGQGFNQSSTLLTHQRTHTGERPFTCSVCGKGFTQSSHLLTHQRGHINERPFKCSHCGTGFRRSSNLSEHQRTHTGEKPFSCSECGKEFNQRSSLLTHQRVHTGERPFTCSLCGKGFTQSSNLTTHQLIHSNKGPLKCSDCEKKFKSKNGLLIHQRIHTGEGLFTCSECGKRFTQSSHLLRHQQVHM